Proteins encoded within one genomic window of Microtus ochrogaster isolate Prairie Vole_2 linkage group LG4, MicOch1.0, whole genome shotgun sequence:
- the LOC101999455 gene encoding U3 small nucleolar RNA-associated protein 14 homolog B-like, protein MEPKSDTRRFFKSLHAFGERKQAAAVNMTRNVADLLALSQQEELMDLPNHSPLSTSEDEGDSDGERKCQKLLEAVSSLGGKSRWKLSERSEATLRVSEFNVTCDGSGEKLVLSDLLEPATALSSLAAVKKQLLRVKPKTLAVPLDKREADQILRKAAFSKTSQVLSKWDPVVLKNRQAEQLVFPMEKELPAVAPIEHAFTGWKTRTPLEQEVFNLLHKNKQPVTDPLLTPVEKASLKAMSLEEAKIHRAELQKTRALQSYYEARARREKKIKSKKYHKFMKKGKAKKAFKEFEQLWKDDPSTALQELGKMEKARVLERMSLKHQGSGKWAKSKAIMARYDLETRNAMQEQLAKKRELTQKLQVVSESEEEEECTDEGVISASGGMNDLQMNAAGLNPWMLRSCNSSAERGELKTDPEQLPEQVASGSSVGEEDERPVAEELLLKERSFQERVEPNSAKPMGGQEAEVSSDCQEEVSESRELLQKLHKENDQSEQQKVSSVGTVLQIQREELAQEESLVPQRLERTHVLEEQGELGKEGHCQKRGRPRPILKGEWKERNPHSVLDVSRKEKKKKDQMIDLQKLLTTRSPVKSLAVPTVVELEDEVETDHKQIIKEAFAGDDVIREFLKEKREAVEANKPKDLDLTLPGWGEWVGMGLKPSAKKRRRFLIKAPESSPRKDKNLPNVILNEKRNILAAAHQVHTLPHPFTHHQQFERTIQNPIGYTWNTQRAFQKLTVPKVGTKLGHIIKPLKAENVGYHSSSRSDLSVLQSNRKCLSKKQQKQLKASSAD, encoded by the coding sequence ATGGAGCCAAAGAGTGACACCAGGCGCTTCTTCAAGAGCTTACATGCTTTCGGTGAGAGAAAGCAGGCTGCTGCCGTGAACATGACCAGGAATGTGGCAGATCTTCTGGCTTTGAGCCAACAGGAAGAACTAATGGATTTGCCAAACCACTCCCCATTGAGTACAAGTGAAGATGAGGGGGacagtgatggagaaagaaaatgtcaaaagctTCTGGAAGCAGTCAGTTCCCTTGGTGGAAAGAGTAGGTGGAAATTGTCAGAGAGATCTGAGGCTACTCTGAGGGTGTCAGAGTTCAATGTTACTTGTGACGGGTCAGGTGAAAAGCTGGTTCTTTCAGATTTGCTTGAGCCTGCTACAGCATTATCTTCATTGgctgctgtgaagaaacagcTGCTTAGAGTCAAGCCAAAGACTCTGGCAGTACCCCTTGACAAAAGAGAGGCCGACCAGATCCTCAGGAAAGCAGCATTCAGCAAAACCTCACAAGTGCTCTCCAAATGGGATCCCGTTGTTCTGAAGAACCGGCAAGCAGAACAGCTGGTTTTTCCCATGGAGAAGGAGCTGCCAGCTGTTGCTCCCATTGAGCATGCATTCACTGGCTGGAAAACAAGAACCCCCCTGGAGCAAGAAGTTTTTAACCTTCTCCATAAGAACAAGCAGCCAGTAACAGACCCTTTATTGACTCCTGTGGAAAAAGCCTCCCTCAAAGCCATGAGCCTGGAAGAAGCCAAGATACACCGAGCAGAGCTTCAGAAGACGCGAGCTCTGCAGTCCTACTATGAGGCCAGAGCtcggagagaaaagaaaatcaaaagtaaaaagtATCACAAGtttatgaagaaaggaaaggccaAGAAAGCCTTCAAAGAGTTTGAGCAACTGTGGAAGGATGACCCAAGTACTGCATTGCAAGAACTGGGAAAAATGGAAAAGGCCAGAGTGCTGGAGCGGATGAGCCTTAAGCACCAGGGCAGTGGGAAATGGGCAAAGTCAAAGGCAATTATGGCCAGATACGACCTGGAGACTCGCAACGCTATGCAGGAACAATTGGctaagaagagagaactgacccaGAAACTCCAAGTAGTTTcagagagtgaggaggaggaggaatgcaCAGACGAGGGAGTAATCTCTGCCTCTGGTGGGATGAACGACCTACAGATGAATGCAGCAGGTCTAAATCCTTGGATGCTCAGGAGTTGCAACAGCAGTGCAGAAAGGGGTGAGCTCAAGACCGACCCTGAACAGCTGCCCGAACAGGTGGCCAGTGGGTCTTCTGTAGGTGAGGAAGATGAAAGACCAGTGGCAGAAGAACTTCTGTTGAAAGAAAGATCCTTCCAAGAAAGAGTTGAACCCAACAGTGCTAAGCCAATGGGTGGCCAAGAAGCAGAAGTCTCTTCAGATTGCCAGGAGGAAGTATCTGAATCGAGGGAATTGCTTCAGAAACTCCACAAGGAAAATGATCAGTCTGAGCAGCAAAAAGTGAGTTCAGTGGGAACTGTTCTCCAGATCCAGAGAGAGGAGCTTGCTCAGGAGGAGAGCCTGGTGCCTCAGAGGCTAGAGAGAACACATGTTCTGGAAGAACAAGGAGAGTTGGGCAAAGAGGGACATTGTCAGAAAAGGGGGCGCCCCAGACCTATCTTAAAaggagaatggaaggagaggaaccCCCACAGTGTACTTGATGTCTctagaaaggagaagaagaagaaggatcaGATGATTGATCTACAGAAACTCCTAACTACTAGATCTCCTGTGAAATCCTTGGCAGTACCCACAGTAGTGGAGTTGGAAGATGAAGTGGAGACAGACCACAAGCAGATAATAAAGGAAGCTTTTGCTGGGGATGATGTCATCAGAGagttcttaaaagagaaaagggaagctgTAGAGGCAAATAAGCCAAAGGACTTGGATCTGACATTGCCTGGATGGGGTGAGTGGGTTGGTATGGGCCTGAAGCCTAGTGCCAAGAAGAGACGCCGTTTTCTTATTAAAGCTCCTGAAAGTTCTCCAAGAAAAGACAAGAACTTGCCAAATGTGATTCTCAATGAGAAGCGCAACATCCTTGCAGCAGCTCATCAGGTGCACACTCTTCCACACCCATTCACCCACCACCAGCAGTTTGAAAGGACTATCCAGAACCCTATTGGGTACACATGGAACACCCAGAGGGCCTTCCAGAAGCTGACAGTTCCCAAGGTTGGCACCAAACTAGGCCATATCATTAAGCCCCTAAAAGCAGAAAATGTGGGCTACCATTCTTCTTCAAGGTCCGACCTCTCTGTCCTACAGAGCAATCGGAAGTGTCTCTCCAAAAAGCAGCAAAAACAACTGAAGGCAAGCTCTGCCGATTGA